A single window of Acetobacteraceae bacterium DNA harbors:
- a CDS encoding 2-oxoglutarate dehydrogenase E1 component: protein MTKVEMQKQLNIPKKPIQPLSSSAEKQPKKEIDLLGGANALYLENLESDSQNDPATFQPFPPIAPQRNIFQLPQACIENDVDIWRRYGWRTVQLDPLERKKIPDVLLPLMEKASANLQHSDSALLKLLRNAYGKYIGAEFMHLENPEERQWWIDRFESSSQREVPLLSSKEIYTSLYKTEFFEKFCHRQFPALRRFSLEGSESLAVAIQALMKGFTLSGGEELIVGLSHRGRVNLLGGTLGAGWECIFGEFLSKEAPEGFAGGGDVKYHLGFQSEIGFENLKETLAVTILPNPSHLEAVDAVSLGYVRAKQDLKSVKSKEKYAALLIHGDTAFAGQGVVYESFQMNQLSGYKTGGTIHVIVNNQVGFTLSPEEAYSGSSCASLGKAFEIPILHINADHPEEIVKAMQWAVAWRQTYQRDIIIDLIGYRRLGHNETDDASFTQPLAVEAIRNHPGVVQKYAQQVFATGALSENEAEVIKSHVCKALEESLEAARKAEKEKERKRLFLTPSYEGSASMRDDRAPRIQPMTGIPFERIRRILSVFDPEKIAEIWPGSRISPRLSRFLAERKTIRDSLEVKAFQGEMSDAITLDWSTAEALALGSIVLDGHGVRLAGEDSARGTFSHRHLLTTDQESGERFSLLGKLGYQQGRVEIVDSLLSEYAAMGFEYGYGLGDPNILGIWEAQFGDFANGAQIIIDQFIVSGEEKWNQLSSLVLLLPHGHEGGGPEHSSARIERYLQLGAQNNVRICMPSSPASYFHLLRRQKTRRCPKPLILFSPKSLLRRKAARSALREIGPHTRFEPILRTQSGEKLKQSRRLILCSGKIFYDLEEALEKEKIKNVGFLRLEQFYPFPLQDLITALQACDVLQEIVWVQEEPENMGARSFILPWILEALQRAGKETVKLYDVARTPTSGVASGWIETHQKEQREIVVKAFGRFSP from the coding sequence TTGACAAAAGTGGAAATGCAAAAACAGCTGAATATACCCAAGAAACCAATTCAGCCTTTATCTTCTTCCGCCGAAAAGCAACCGAAAAAAGAGATTGATCTTTTAGGAGGGGCAAATGCGCTTTACCTTGAAAATTTAGAATCTGATTCTCAAAATGATCCTGCTACTTTTCAGCCTTTTCCCCCGATTGCACCGCAAAGAAATATTTTCCAGCTGCCGCAAGCCTGTATTGAAAATGATGTCGATATTTGGCGGCGCTATGGCTGGCGAACGGTTCAGCTTGATCCTTTAGAACGTAAGAAGATACCGGATGTCCTTTTGCCTTTGATGGAAAAGGCTTCTGCTAATCTTCAACATTCAGATTCTGCCCTATTGAAATTGCTGCGTAATGCCTATGGGAAATATATTGGCGCAGAATTTATGCATTTGGAAAATCCAGAGGAACGGCAATGGTGGATTGACCGTTTTGAGTCTTCTTCCCAAAGAGAAGTGCCGCTTCTTTCCTCAAAAGAAATTTATACCTCCCTTTACAAGACAGAGTTTTTTGAAAAATTTTGTCATAGGCAATTTCCTGCATTGCGCCGTTTCTCTTTGGAAGGAAGTGAATCTCTAGCCGTTGCCATTCAGGCTCTCATGAAAGGATTTACACTTTCCGGCGGAGAGGAGCTGATTGTCGGTCTCTCTCACAGAGGGCGGGTTAATTTGCTAGGCGGCACTTTAGGGGCCGGGTGGGAGTGTATCTTTGGGGAATTTCTTTCAAAGGAAGCGCCTGAAGGTTTTGCTGGCGGAGGCGACGTTAAATACCATCTTGGCTTTCAAAGTGAGATTGGTTTTGAGAATCTTAAAGAGACGCTTGCTGTTACGATTTTGCCAAACCCCTCCCATCTTGAGGCTGTCGATGCGGTCAGTCTTGGATATGTGCGGGCAAAACAGGATTTAAAATCTGTTAAAAGCAAAGAAAAATATGCGGCTTTATTGATTCATGGCGATACCGCTTTTGCGGGGCAAGGCGTTGTTTATGAATCTTTTCAGATGAATCAGCTTTCTGGCTATAAGACCGGCGGTACGATTCATGTGATTGTGAATAATCAGGTTGGTTTTACGCTTTCTCCGGAAGAGGCTTATTCAGGCTCAAGCTGTGCGAGTTTGGGGAAGGCTTTTGAAATTCCGATTTTGCATATTAATGCGGATCATCCAGAAGAGATTGTGAAAGCCATGCAGTGGGCTGTTGCATGGCGCCAGACTTATCAAAGAGATATTATTATTGATCTGATCGGTTATCGCCGTTTGGGACATAATGAAACAGATGACGCTTCCTTTACTCAGCCTTTGGCTGTTGAGGCCATCCGCAATCATCCAGGTGTTGTTCAAAAATATGCACAACAGGTTTTTGCGACAGGTGCTCTCTCAGAAAATGAGGCAGAGGTGATTAAAAGCCATGTGTGTAAGGCTCTTGAAGAATCTTTAGAGGCGGCCAGAAAAGCGGAAAAGGAAAAAGAGAGAAAGCGCTTATTTCTTACGCCATCCTATGAGGGAAGTGCCAGCATGCGTGATGATAGAGCGCCTCGTATTCAGCCGATGACAGGAATTCCTTTCGAACGCATTCGCCGAATTTTAAGTGTTTTTGATCCTGAAAAAATTGCTGAAATCTGGCCAGGAAGCCGTATCTCTCCTCGTCTGTCTCGTTTTTTGGCGGAACGTAAAACAATTAGAGATTCCTTAGAGGTGAAAGCGTTTCAAGGCGAAATGAGTGATGCCATTACTTTAGATTGGAGCACAGCAGAGGCATTAGCTTTAGGCAGTATTGTGCTAGATGGGCATGGTGTTCGGCTGGCAGGAGAGGATAGTGCCCGAGGCACTTTTAGCCATCGTCATTTGCTCACGACAGATCAAGAGAGCGGCGAGCGTTTTTCATTGCTGGGAAAACTAGGATACCAGCAAGGACGTGTTGAAATTGTCGATAGTTTGCTTTCTGAATATGCTGCGATGGGCTTTGAATATGGTTATGGGTTAGGGGACCCGAATATTCTTGGCATTTGGGAGGCACAATTCGGTGATTTTGCGAATGGTGCACAAATTATTATTGATCAATTTATTGTCTCTGGCGAAGAAAAATGGAATCAGCTTTCGAGTTTGGTACTCTTGCTTCCGCATGGCCATGAAGGTGGAGGGCCTGAACATAGTTCAGCGAGGATAGAGCGTTATTTACAACTTGGGGCACAGAATAATGTTCGGATTTGTATGCCTTCAAGTCCAGCCAGTTATTTTCATCTTTTGCGTCGTCAAAAAACACGGCGTTGCCCGAAACCGTTAATTTTATTCTCGCCGAAATCTCTCTTGCGCCGTAAGGCCGCCCGTTCTGCTTTAAGAGAAATTGGTCCGCATACACGCTTTGAGCCAATTCTAAGAACGCAATCAGGAGAAAAACTCAAGCAAAGCCGCCGCTTGATCCTTTGCAGTGGTAAAATCTTTTATGATTTGGAGGAGGCTTTAGAAAAAGAAAAAATAAAAAATGTCGGCTTTTTGCGTTTGGAACAGTTTTATCCTTTTCCGTTGCAAGATTTAATTACGGCATTACAAGCGTGTGATGTTTTACAGGAAATTGTTTGGGTACAGGAAGAGCCTGAAAATATGGGGGCACGTTCTTTCATTCTGCCTTGGATTTTAGAAGCGCTGCAACGAGCCGGCAAAGAAACAGTAAAGTTGTATGATGTTGCCCGTACACCGACTTCCGGGGTGGCTTCAGGCTGGATAGAAACGCATCAAAAAGAGCAGCGGGAAATTGTGGTCAAGGCCTTTGGGAGATTTTCGCCCTAA
- a CDS encoding acetyl-CoA carboxylase carboxyltransferase subunit beta — MTWLTEYVRPKVRGLFQRDVPENLWTNCPGCSQMLLVKDLDRILKVCPHCGHHLKANVEERLKWTFDKGEYKLVELPDAPLDPLAFRDSKKYTDRLAQARAKSKLKDSLVVATGEISGEKAVVAVMAFEFMAGTMGAALGEAFLAACHYAVVHHLPLIIFTTSGGARMQEGVISLMQMPRTTLGVQMLHEASLPYIVVYTDPTTGGVSASFAMLGDIQISEPKALIAFAGPRVIRDTVREELPEGFQRAEYLQDHGMVDQIVARPDLPAYLGKLISFLKPADLEKQQRKLALIEKDEISVFSTYTALLPEGFEYETVPVALEEVSFEEVEDASKETKKEKKSKEKKSKKKDNSKKVAKKGS; from the coding sequence ATGACATGGCTAACTGAATATGTGCGCCCAAAGGTAAGGGGCTTGTTCCAGCGTGATGTGCCTGAAAACCTTTGGACGAATTGCCCAGGCTGTTCGCAAATGTTGTTGGTCAAAGATCTCGATCGCATTCTTAAAGTATGTCCACATTGCGGCCATCATTTAAAAGCGAATGTCGAGGAACGTCTCAAATGGACTTTTGATAAGGGCGAATACAAACTTGTTGAGCTTCCGGATGCGCCTTTAGATCCACTTGCTTTCAGGGATTCCAAAAAATATACAGATCGTCTGGCACAGGCGAGAGCGAAATCGAAACTGAAAGATTCCTTGGTTGTCGCAACGGGTGAGATTTCAGGTGAAAAGGCTGTTGTCGCCGTCATGGCGTTTGAATTTATGGCCGGCACGATGGGAGCCGCTTTGGGAGAAGCTTTTTTAGCCGCTTGCCATTACGCCGTTGTTCATCATCTGCCATTGATTATTTTCACCACTTCTGGCGGTGCAAGAATGCAGGAAGGTGTGATTAGCTTGATGCAGATGCCAAGAACGACTCTTGGTGTTCAGATGCTGCATGAAGCGAGTCTTCCTTATATTGTTGTTTATACCGACCCGACAACAGGAGGGGTTTCAGCCTCTTTTGCAATGTTGGGGGATATTCAGATTTCTGAACCTAAAGCTTTGATCGCTTTTGCAGGGCCACGTGTTATCCGTGATACCGTGCGTGAAGAACTGCCAGAAGGTTTCCAGAGGGCAGAATATTTGCAAGATCACGGTATGGTGGATCAAATTGTCGCACGTCCGGATTTGCCTGCTTATCTCGGTAAACTGATTTCTTTCCTCAAGCCTGCGGATCTGGAAAAACAGCAAAGAAAGCTTGCTTTAATCGAAAAAGATGAGATTTCCGTCTTTTCGACTTATACAGCTCTTCTTCCAGAAGGTTTTGAATATGAAACGGTGCCGGTTGCTTTAGAGGAAGTCTCTTTCGAAGAGGTAGAGGACGCATCAAAAGAAACGAAAAAAGAGAAGAAGTCCAAAGAAAAAAAGAGTAAGAAAAAGGATAATTCTAAAAAAGTGGCAAAAAAAGGTTCTTAA
- a CDS encoding bifunctional folylpolyglutamate synthase/dihydrofolate synthase yields MLERIKKLYPSLIDLSLGRLEKLLEKLGRPQDHLPPVFHVAGTNGKGSTCAFLRAMGESVGLRAHVLTSPHLISLNERFRIAGKLVDNATLEEALAEIEIKNAGAPITVFEVLTAVGFLLFSRTQADFTIVEVGMGGKFDATNLVNPAVCLITPISYDHQNFLGDKLSGIVAEKAGIIKENIPVYAGKQVQEALVEIEKAAQSAHAPLEILGQNFKVSFKKDQQSWIFLDEDSEISLPFPALKGLHQIENAALAIAAFKNVFPQYSPKAFEGIAVAKWPGRLQQLTGKLKNLIPENWELWLDGAHNPHGAEFLGKMFQSWKEESPNQKIYVILGLKEGKKASEILVPLLPWGDKILLVCEENQYLAQTVTAMHQELEPMGETVSIEEAASVRAALQKLALENRSLQKNRIVICGSLYLAGEVLRQDGFEMV; encoded by the coding sequence ATTTTAGAACGCATTAAAAAACTTTATCCTAGCCTTATTGACCTTTCTCTCGGCCGTTTGGAAAAATTGCTGGAGAAATTGGGGCGTCCACAAGATCACCTACCGCCTGTTTTTCATGTTGCCGGTACGAATGGCAAAGGCAGCACATGTGCCTTTTTGCGGGCAATGGGAGAATCTGTCGGATTGAGGGCGCATGTTCTGACGAGCCCGCATCTTATCTCTTTAAATGAGCGTTTTCGGATTGCAGGGAAGTTGGTCGATAATGCGACCTTAGAAGAGGCTCTTGCTGAAATTGAAATAAAAAATGCCGGAGCGCCGATTACTGTTTTCGAAGTACTGACGGCGGTTGGTTTTCTTTTATTTTCTCGAACACAAGCAGATTTTACCATTGTCGAAGTAGGAATGGGCGGAAAATTTGACGCTACCAATCTCGTAAATCCTGCGGTTTGCTTAATAACGCCTATCAGTTATGACCACCAAAATTTTTTAGGGGACAAGCTTTCTGGGATTGTTGCTGAAAAGGCAGGCATTATTAAAGAAAATATTCCTGTCTATGCTGGCAAACAGGTGCAAGAAGCCTTGGTTGAAATTGAAAAAGCGGCACAGAGCGCTCATGCTCCTTTAGAAATTTTAGGTCAAAATTTTAAAGTTTCTTTTAAAAAAGATCAGCAATCATGGATTTTTTTAGATGAGGATTCAGAGATTTCTCTGCCTTTTCCTGCCTTGAAAGGGTTACATCAAATTGAAAATGCGGCACTGGCAATCGCCGCTTTTAAAAATGTTTTCCCGCAATACAGCCCTAAAGCCTTTGAGGGAATTGCAGTGGCAAAATGGCCTGGGCGTTTACAGCAGTTGACAGGAAAATTAAAAAATTTAATTCCAGAAAATTGGGAGCTCTGGCTGGATGGTGCGCATAATCCGCATGGTGCCGAATTCTTAGGTAAAATGTTTCAATCTTGGAAAGAGGAATCTCCGAATCAGAAAATCTATGTCATTTTAGGATTAAAAGAAGGTAAAAAAGCGTCTGAAATTTTAGTACCGCTTTTGCCTTGGGGGGATAAAATTTTATTGGTTTGTGAAGAGAACCAATATTTGGCTCAGACGGTCACCGCCATGCATCAGGAGCTGGAGCCAATGGGAGAGACCGTTTCGATAGAGGAGGCGGCAAGTGTTCGAGCTGCTTTGCAAAAATTGGCTCTGGAAAATAGATCTCTTCAAAAGAATCGAATTGTGATTTGTGGTAGTCTCTATCTTGCCGGTGAAGTTTTACGGCAAGATGGTTTTGAAATGGTATAG
- a CDS encoding replicative DNA helicase, translating into MEKTATAGQANVFFSENDDSSQAQNRPTPANIPAEQALLGAIFTNNRAYERVQSYLEGRHFAHEVHGEIYDAMARRINGGQLADPITMRAELEHSDILKNVGGYAYVVELVNAMVGIINADSYGQIIHDCWMRRQLIEIGEKTVNGAFESNPDYNGEIQLGQAEEALFQLAHSKGQDERCVDFSILLNRVVETAVEASQRGDQLSGLTTGFRDLDKKTGGFHRSDLIILAGRPAMGKTALATKMAYRAARHLEQTAAGKEKRGRVLFFSAEMSAEQLVTRILSDEASIVASELRKGNIKEKDLENFIRAARRLEHLPLSINDASTPPLSMIRTYCRKVQRTQGLDLVIVDYLQFIEPAVGTKFTNTVDKTSAISRQLKALAKEMDVPVVALSQLSRGVEQREDKRPMMSDLRDSGSIEQDADMVMFVYRDEYYLKQREPKDTQEDYAAALVEWQNKMEKVSNKADLIIEKNRHGSTGTIPLYFDGQFTRFDDLDEIHA; encoded by the coding sequence ATGGAAAAGACAGCGACTGCAGGGCAGGCGAACGTTTTTTTTTCTGAAAATGATGATTCCTCTCAAGCGCAGAATCGACCTACCCCTGCAAATATTCCGGCAGAACAGGCACTTTTAGGGGCAATTTTTACAAATAACCGTGCCTATGAACGGGTTCAATCTTATTTGGAAGGCCGCCATTTCGCCCATGAAGTCCATGGCGAAATCTATGATGCGATGGCACGCCGAATCAATGGCGGGCAATTAGCTGATCCAATTACGATGCGTGCGGAATTGGAGCATAGCGATATTTTAAAAAATGTCGGTGGCTATGCCTATGTGGTTGAGCTTGTGAATGCGATGGTCGGGATTATCAATGCCGATTCCTACGGTCAAATCATTCATGATTGCTGGATGCGTCGCCAGCTTATTGAAATTGGTGAAAAAACGGTTAACGGGGCCTTTGAAAGCAACCCTGATTATAATGGTGAAATCCAACTTGGGCAGGCGGAAGAGGCTTTATTCCAGTTGGCACATAGTAAAGGGCAGGATGAAAGATGCGTTGATTTCTCCATCCTTTTAAACCGTGTTGTTGAAACAGCCGTTGAGGCCTCCCAACGGGGGGATCAGCTTTCGGGTCTGACAACAGGTTTTCGGGATTTGGATAAGAAAACCGGCGGCTTTCACCGCTCAGATTTAATTATTTTGGCTGGTCGCCCCGCAATGGGAAAAACTGCCTTGGCAACAAAAATGGCTTATCGTGCGGCACGTCACTTAGAGCAAACAGCTGCAGGCAAAGAAAAAAGAGGGCGTGTCCTTTTTTTCTCCGCAGAAATGTCCGCAGAGCAACTTGTCACCCGTATTCTTTCCGATGAGGCCAGCATCGTTGCAAGTGAATTGCGTAAGGGCAATATTAAAGAAAAAGATTTAGAGAATTTTATTCGGGCTGCTAGAAGATTGGAACATTTGCCCTTAAGCATTAATGATGCCTCGACCCCGCCTTTATCCATGATCCGTACCTATTGCCGTAAAGTGCAGCGTACCCAAGGTCTTGATCTGGTCATTGTCGATTATTTGCAGTTTATTGAACCGGCTGTCGGGACAAAATTTACCAATACGGTGGATAAAACATCTGCCATTTCAAGACAGTTAAAAGCACTTGCCAAAGAAATGGATGTGCCTGTCGTTGCGCTTTCCCAGCTTTCCCGTGGTGTGGAGCAGCGTGAAGACAAACGGCCTATGATGTCCGATTTGAGGGATTCAGGTTCGATTGAGCAGGATGCGGATATGGTGATGTTTGTGTATCGAGATGAATATTATCTTAAACAGAGAGAGCCAAAAGATACGCAGGAAGATTACGCTGCTGCCCTTGTGGAATGGCAAAATAAAATGGAAAAAGTAAGTAATAAGGCCGATCTTATTATCGAGAAAAACCGTCATGGATCGACTGGTACCATTCCGCTTTATTTTGATGGGCAGTTTACACGTTTCGATGATCTTGACGAGATTCACGCTTAA
- the hmpA gene encoding NO-inducible flavohemoprotein: MPKPLSQKTIEIVTACIPALEVHGIDIAKETYKNLLADKEIADLFNLSHQKDGSQPKSLATALLVYAQHIQDPSALKSMIERIAEKHVSLNIYKEHYDYVAKAIIKALKIVLGDKATKEILDAWGEAYWFLADVLIEREAEIYTEHAQQQGGWRGWRQFKVAEIKQECEDMKSFKLLPVDGKPVLKHKPGQYLGLKLEIEGHGSQRRNYSISSTPNEEFYRLTIRTVKDGVVSEWFNHSVKEGVIFELSDPSGDFTLQHSDAPIALISGGSGLTPMISMVGALAAQSSVEKLRYIHSTRTQETEAFGEHIRKLAGEGKLTADIFYTKGEKSPEAENVNTYEGRVSEAFFKDAIPANAICYICGPKDFTLAVIKALKAQGLKQEQLRYELFGSITDAELAVS; the protein is encoded by the coding sequence ATGCCTAAGCCTCTAAGTCAAAAAACGATTGAGATTGTTACTGCTTGTATTCCTGCGCTTGAGGTGCATGGGATCGATATCGCCAAAGAAACCTATAAAAATCTGTTGGCAGATAAAGAAATTGCGGATCTCTTTAATCTTTCCCACCAAAAAGACGGTTCTCAGCCCAAATCTCTTGCAACGGCTTTGCTTGTTTATGCCCAGCATATCCAAGATCCTTCTGCCCTAAAAAGCATGATTGAGCGCATTGCAGAAAAGCATGTTAGTCTCAATATCTACAAAGAACATTATGATTATGTTGCAAAAGCGATTATCAAAGCACTTAAAATCGTCCTTGGCGACAAAGCAACAAAAGAGATTCTTGATGCATGGGGCGAGGCCTATTGGTTCCTAGCCGATGTTTTGATTGAACGTGAGGCCGAAATTTATACAGAACATGCGCAGCAACAAGGCGGTTGGCGTGGCTGGCGTCAATTTAAAGTCGCTGAAATTAAACAGGAATGCGAAGATATGAAATCTTTCAAATTGCTTCCTGTCGATGGCAAGCCCGTTCTCAAACACAAGCCGGGCCAGTATCTAGGTCTTAAATTAGAAATTGAAGGACACGGTTCTCAACGCCGCAACTATTCCATCTCCTCTACCCCGAATGAAGAATTTTACCGCCTTACTATTCGTACCGTGAAAGATGGCGTTGTGTCCGAATGGTTCAATCATAGCGTTAAAGAAGGCGTCATTTTTGAACTTAGCGATCCATCAGGCGATTTTACCCTCCAGCATTCCGATGCGCCTATCGCTCTAATTTCTGGCGGTTCTGGCCTTACGCCAATGATTTCTATGGTTGGCGCACTGGCAGCTCAATCTTCCGTAGAAAAATTGCGTTACATCCATTCTACCCGCACGCAGGAAACAGAAGCCTTTGGCGAACATATCCGCAAACTCGCAGGAGAAGGCAAATTAACAGCCGATATTTTCTATACGAAAGGCGAAAAATCCCCTGAGGCTGAAAATGTAAACACCTATGAAGGACGTGTTTCCGAAGCCTTCTTTAAAGATGCCATTCCAGCCAATGCAATCTGCTATATTTGCGGTCCAAAAGACTTCACCCTTGCAGTCATTAAGGCGCTCAAAGCACAAGGCTTAAAACAGGAACAACTCCGCTATGAGCTTTTTGGCTCTATCACGGATGCAGAACTAGCTGTTTCCTAA
- the rdgB gene encoding RdgB/HAM1 family non-canonical purine NTP pyrophosphatase translates to MTESNVFVKTGDKLVIATHNKGKLSEFQSVLATKGLTALSLADFTMDSPEETATNFEGNAKIKALAAAKATGLPALADDSGFCVEALDGHPGLFSARFMKECGGAEESFKKLHEEIQNSAQKDNKKAYFIAALCLAFPDGRSKCVIGKCEGTFSFPPKGNEGHGYDPVFVPESHSETFAQIGEEEKNKISHRGKALEAFFRECVRDNKS, encoded by the coding sequence ATGACGGAAAGTAATGTTTTTGTAAAAACCGGTGATAAATTAGTCATTGCCACGCATAATAAAGGCAAGCTTTCTGAATTTCAGTCCGTCCTCGCGACGAAGGGCCTGACAGCGCTTTCTCTGGCTGATTTTACAATGGACAGCCCCGAAGAAACCGCAACAAATTTTGAGGGGAATGCGAAAATCAAGGCCTTAGCGGCGGCGAAAGCCACAGGCCTGCCAGCTTTGGCCGATGATTCCGGATTTTGTGTAGAAGCGTTAGACGGCCATCCTGGCCTTTTCAGCGCCCGCTTTATGAAAGAATGTGGTGGCGCAGAAGAATCTTTCAAAAAACTACATGAAGAGATTCAAAATTCTGCCCAAAAAGACAATAAAAAAGCCTATTTTATCGCGGCCCTCTGCCTTGCTTTTCCGGATGGCAGATCAAAATGTGTCATTGGCAAATGCGAAGGCACTTTTTCCTTTCCGCCAAAAGGGAATGAGGGGCACGGCTACGACCCTGTTTTCGTCCCAGAAAGCCACTCAGAAACCTTTGCCCAAATCGGCGAAGAAGAAAAAAACAAAATCTCCCACAGAGGCAAAGCCCTAGAGGCGTTTTTTAGGGAATGTGTGAGGGACAACAAATCGTGA
- a CDS encoding ribonuclease PH → MTVTSKTHSVRPSGRQPNELRALSIEVGRARHAEGSVLIRVGETEVLCAASIENKVPPFLRNKGTGWITAEYGLLPRSTHSRCQREAAKGKQSGRTQEIQRLIGRSLRACINLEKLGEKTITLDCDVINADGGTRCASITGAWAALAIALEKQGLSEALSGQVAALSCGVTKTGLVADLDYIEDSHAETDGNFVLSKDGGIVEIQTTAEKDPLPYNDFIQLVDIAREGVKELFALQDEALEKARQK, encoded by the coding sequence ATGACAGTAACTTCCAAAACCCACTCCGTCCGCCCTTCTGGCCGTCAACCCAATGAACTTCGTGCGCTTTCCATCGAAGTGGGACGTGCACGCCATGCCGAAGGATCGGTCTTAATCCGTGTCGGGGAAACCGAAGTTTTATGTGCCGCCTCCATTGAAAATAAAGTCCCGCCTTTTTTGCGCAATAAAGGCACTGGCTGGATTACCGCCGAATACGGCCTCTTGCCGCGCTCCACCCATTCAAGATGCCAGCGTGAAGCGGCCAAAGGGAAACAAAGCGGCCGCACACAAGAGATTCAGCGTCTCATCGGCCGTTCCCTCCGTGCCTGCATTAATCTGGAAAAGCTTGGTGAAAAAACCATCACCCTTGATTGCGATGTGATCAATGCCGATGGCGGCACACGTTGCGCCTCTATCACTGGGGCCTGGGCTGCTTTGGCAATTGCGCTGGAAAAACAAGGGCTTTCTGAAGCACTCTCTGGCCAAGTCGCAGCCCTTTCCTGTGGTGTCACAAAAACAGGTCTTGTGGCGGATTTAGATTATATTGAAGACAGCCATGCGGAAACGGATGGCAATTTTGTCCTTTCCAAAGATGGCGGCATTGTTGAAATCCAAACAACGGCAGAAAAAGACCCGCTTCCATACAATGATTTCATTCAATTGGTGGACATTGCCCGTGAAGGGGTCAAAGAATTATTCGCCCTTCAAGACGAAGCGCTCGAAAAAGCCCGCCAGAAATAA